The DNA segment TCTTTCCGAAGACCTGCATTAGAGAAGTaaagtgcgcatgcgcgagcatgttCGCACATTGTGGGGATGCGCTATCATCCGCTGTAATGTCGTTTTCGCCTAATAGCACACGCGCGTCCGGCGGATTAGTCGTAGTTAAGGCACGTTCCCACCGATCGCGGttccggaaagcggacgcggattatccgcaaaagcgaaaacccgcggccgcttgcccgcatcgctcccggaccgattttctccgcgcggaaaagggcggcgcgatagcgtcacggcgaaatgcggttacgccgaagcacgacagatgacgctttcggcctgttgccatcttttacatgctcttctatggacgcgacgcataaaaatcgtgatagcgcctcgtacattctaaaatttctaagatttctgtctgtagcATCagtcggtagatatgacagatattttagctgcagttactaatcgatactgccagaattataggccgtacagcgcttgaaacgaactgctagtagtggcccctgagcagacgacgtctgccgccgcatgcacgcgcccctcgctcctcgctcgcatgttgtgcgcgcgcatgagtaggtggccttgggacggaaagatcccttcgcgatttgctggtttctttctctttagcgctctcagtggcttctgCGCATTGTGCCGGctgcgccgactcctcgatgtttgcgcgcgcttttgacgccgcgacaaaggagagtgctttgcagatttcgacatgtgcttcttcaggatggggcggaaatgtgtcgcgccgaactgcagcagtgggtacgcgtcctgcaaggagaaggtaattaccatcgaagttcctagtgacccagtgaggttggaagcgtgggctcgcgccataccaagaaaagacagacagctgacgcctcgtggctacgtttgcgagaagcacttctcggacagtagCATAGACaagcggcgctattatggcgaacttggtggcgaagttctccttgacaaaccgaaacggccagtgttgttacgagacgccgtgccttcaatctttccgcgcgctgtcccagatacttgtctgctgttctcaaaaaaagacagtgtgaaatttcagccacctggggttttgtaacgtgcacctaaatgtaagcacacgggccttgaGAAtgtcgcctccatctaaatgcggccgccgcaacaacctaaatctgaattgatggcatatagggtaagtcccatcattcgtggAAATAAATTATACataactcattgagttgacgttatcaaaaatgatagatttcacgttgtacaaaaaatatcacgctggtaattttcctgtatgtgacgccatgtttctcgttaatttaccgaaaaaacttggagtgcgcttgagcttcgcctttgagagcagaacgcgatagcgtaatcgggccccgtgcgcgcATCACCTTCTCcactgctagcctcaccgacacgaacgccgacaccggtatttctgcgaaagcGGGCTCTTTAAccctgtcgcgttaaaatatggagccggcgaggacgcacaaaaacacatccattcgggcgtgaagcgcgaatggcgaatcggcgacgaatggccttgaaccggcgagcttcgtcggagagcgcgatgagagggacgcgcgcatttttccttctccgctagcggactctcacgacagagggcgcgtgagcgctgtgcccgatttcgtgactttattaggacgcccgagctagcgcagtttcgcctcctcaagaattcttgctccgtggccagAACACTACGTAAGTCGGGAATTCTACTTTCGCTCACTTTGTCATTCGAATGTGCCATGGCTTGAACTGATTTTATGTTTACGCGCGCTATTTCTTTCAGCTAATAACACGATTTATAGCTAATTACTCTTTTTGCAATAATGGGTAAATAAACGTCCACGCAGGGATTATCTAAACAGTGCATGTTTTAAATGCATGGTTCACCTGAGACGCACTTGCAAATTCTGACTGCTGAACCAGCAATTCGGCAGTTCTCAGTGAGTAGCCGTGAACGTTTTCGGAAAATCTCGCTCGCCTGTAGGCTTGCgcttaaaggagtgctgacacgattttgagacatcgcaaaagggacattttccatTTCCTTGGTAtacagtgtcaacgctgtccacacaccggtgtcggagaacacgtataaaatattttaatttggactttgaagttttcgtcgctgagcatctgcaagacagccccactgcaatggacattatcgcgACGAggcaagacagttcccccgagcttgcgagttctgcgtcctgcatgcagcctaaatcgcagaactcactgtcagggtcactggacgacaaatCACTAATCGTTGTTTATGTACaccgagcagatgacggatttgcctctagtacgtcgcgagtttctgtatccccgtgacgtcatactgacatgaaacgtcactgagaagccgccccctcgatatcgaaaacGAAAGTGACTTTTTAATGTATCGGtatttaaaatatatacgatgcattcccaggcaccacaatactcgttctAGGTTTTTCGACATCAGtatatttatttagagcaacaatcggaaaatttttttaaattcgtgtcagtactcctttaagtagcAAACCAAATTTTGCAGATGAaccagaggtgagtagtgggatttacccaaattCTCTGGCGCATACATTTTTATGATTATACTTTTTTTGGTACGGTAcgaggaatgatttgctaaacagcttggctgttaagaAGTGTGTCCAAGAGCTTGGCGCTGATCCTTACAATAATTGAAGCAACCTGGTTCAAAAACTGgggaacgcttaagcttcgcctttaagaattgaacgcgatagcgatatcctgcccctagtgcgtacttcgaccactacaTGTGTGTAacggaatgcgcgcactaaggtgtgtgtcttatgtaatgggtagcatgctttaaaccaggaacaattatgcgcgagaaatgttttcgaagttgcgatgcacccactacgtagtcttaagggaatacacgcagtaatgtgtgtgccttttgtaatgggtggctggctttaaaccaccaagtcgttatgatactcgcatggtgtgacgcccgatggcaatgtacgcttgtaccacgcaatattactgcgatattacatctcgtactgtgacacctatgtttgtgaagcatcaaagttactttcagtgcagttccaagcagaggcgtggctgtgtagtacaacatctgcttgccatgcacatggcctgggttcgattctcactcggagccaacatttttatttttaagaaccccttctacacgtacgcacgggttcgtgaaacgtgcgtccgttctccgccataacggataagtataatcataacaactgtaacgcaactgtaacaactgcaactgtgactataacgtacgtgcagtgcgcctgcgcgtgccactcggctgtgtatatatctgaaaatttcctgaatgaagcttagttgcgagtaacgcctgtcctgtgcatctgtgttccttctttgtcctgttcggatttcGGATTCGCGGTATCCAGTATGGAAGAATATTAGCACTGCATaacagcttaccgcgtctggtgttggtaacactcatgttgctgttggcatcgttacgcaactgtaaacaactggttatataatacatatgcgactcttcaacatatgagtgtgcctaTACCACTTCTCCatatctctagcgtcattccgtaacgtttcgcttaaTGCGAAAAATTACGCGACATTCATCATaccccgcatgcttcgcatagaatcgattcccacggtacgtgggatctgccgaattttcatctcagtcgatgtatcgaacctgccccgccacccttcggaagcttttttatttgcagctttcttgatATTtctgatttaggtgcacgttaaagaaccccaggtggtcgaaatttccggagccctccactacggcgtctctcataatcatagcgtggttttgggacgttaaaccccagatattattatttgataTTTCTGTCACAGAAaagattatttttcgctcacaacctacgacgccgacaccgacgccgacacaggaatttctgctaaccaagctctctaacgctatcgcgttaataatcaTTTGTACGCAAAATTCGTTTTGCTGTGCCCAAACCTTCAGGCGAATGAGGTTTCGCGAAAATTCATAACTGCTTACTGAGAACTGCTTAATTATAGGTACTGCCGTCGGAAATCGCAACTGTGTGTCACCTGAACCATTCAAAAGATGAGTTGTTTAAATAATCCGTAcatggaagttgatctattaaatCAAGAAGTACATTTACATTTTAATCGCGTCACTGCTTAAATATACACCGCGGTGAAGAAATTGGCACTGGAACCCATGGCACACTGTAATGACGAAGCGAGTGAAATTAGGCTTCCAGAATTAAAGCAGTGCTCTGGCGTAAACATTGTTCGTGCTCTTGCCCAAGAGTCGTAGCTCTTCCATGTGGCCCAATACTTATTTCGTAACAGTACCGCATTTCAAGCGGTACTCACTACTTTCTAGTGAAGAGTGAGAATTGGACCCTGACGTTCTTCGCATGCGATTGGTGTTACAAAATAAATGTTGCCAGACCACTCGTGTATGCAAGCACAAtttcagaaacaagaaaaaggttAGGCTGGGGTTAGAAATGTCCCAAGAACCTTTATGCAATTAGCGGGAATCGGGGAatcgtgaaagaagaaaaaaaaaaaaaggcgaggatTCGGCTGCAATGACACCTCCAATGATCGTCGGCAAGCGACGATCGGTACACCAAAGTCAGTGAGGCCGAAGGTTCGATGCATTTTTACGCGGCTTCCTGTCACCCTGCTTCGCGCGTTTCATGTGCAGCGGCTGGAGACTCTCCCGCAAAGCCCGCCTTAGTTCTTCGCCAGCCGAGCTGCACCTGCGACTTGGAGGCACGGGGGAAGCCCCCTTCCTGTGCTCGTCGGGAAGGTACTCGCCGGCTATCACGAATAGCGCCATAGTCAGAGCGGCGATGACGAGGCCGCTTCCCGTGTGCCACCCAGGCCCGATGAGAGCGGTGCTCATCTGTGCCTAAGGTGTCGCCCACCCGGCTGGAGACGATCGCGATGGCTAAGGCAACGCAATGTGCAGTGACGGGGTACAGCTGGAGTGTCAGCATGCTGAAATTCAAGAGAGTGCTGTAGCCGCTCACTTTCGTGAGGACGATTAGGACGTTGCGGACCATCTCTTTGTCCGCGGGAGTGGCAGTAATGGCGGCCAACGAGGCGCTGAAGACGAGCCCGTTGGCGACGACGCTGCGTTTGGGGCCGTATTGAACCACCCAGCGTGTGAACAAGAGGCACACGCCGAGGGACGTGGCAGATGCGATAAGTTTTACCGGGCCACTCACGGGTATTCCGTCGTTGGTGACGTAGCTGTCGTGCGCGTAGCTGAACACCGTCCACATGTATAAAATCAGAACGGTACGGCTTCTGAGGCGAGTGCTGCAGGCGTTGCTCTGTTCTACGGTCTCCGTTCGCATCGCGCGGCCGCGTCCTGAGCTGCAGGGCGAACAGTTCGCGGCAGCGGGTCGTTGTCACTCCGTTGGACTTCGCCAGGTTCACCGATACGCGTTCGGCTTCTCCCGCGCGGCCGGTGGCCACGAGCCATTTGGGAGAGTCCTCCAAGGTGAAGTACAGCGCGACAAGCAGGAAAGTCGGCACCATGAGGATGAGCTGAAGCGTGGCCCAGCCGGTCTTGAGCGCTTCCGCGGCCGACACCACGCTGTCGGCGACGACCAGCGTGACCAGAATGGAGACGACGCAGTACAAGGGCGCCTTGTGCGGCGGGCTCACTTCCCAGAGGATCGCGAGCACCGGCGGCAGTGTGCTGCTCGTCGCCGCCGACACGGCGGCGCGGACGATGACGAAAAACTGGAAGTTGTTCGGGAGGCTGCTGGAGACGCCCGTGATGAGCACAACCGGAATCATGGTGAAAACGACCAGCTTGCGACCAACGCGGTCTGCGAGCCTGGACACCAGCGGCGTGGAGACGATGCAGGCGGCGGCGTAGACGAGCCTGGCTAGCGTGATGAGCCACGCTCGGTCGCAGACCAGCGCCCACTCGCTGACTATGTTGTTCCCGTACTTGTCCAGATCGAACTCCCACGAAGTGCACGGAACGACTCGGTTGTTCGCGCCACCAAAAGGCGTCTCGCGCCTGGTGCAGCGGCTGTAGACGCCGTCCTCCTCGACGGGAATGGCCAGCTCCTTCCACTGCTTGACGCTGAGGTTGGCGAATTCCTCGGGTCGGCTGCACCAGTGGTCCATGACGCCGGCGGTGATCCTGAAGCTCTCGTAGTGCAGTATGTATGccgccgccgcgatcgctgcgtTGACCAGGCTCACGAGCTGTACGCGACCGTCGCCGAACGGAGGCTCGTCGGCGCACGCCATCTCGCTCCTTCTGAGACTCCAACTTCTCCAAGTGCTTCTCTCGGTCGCCAAGCTCGTGCGGGAAGCGCCGATATTCTGCTGAGACATCTTGCTTGCTTGCCTGTTCATCTTCTTCTGGACCGAAGGATACACGCGGTGCGCACGCGAGGTTTTCTTCTTCTTGTGGTAGcgcgcgctgcttttgtgccacgCCTATGGACGCTCTGAAATAACCGACTGCATTGTCAATTGTTGCGGCAGTGCGCTGAAAATCTTCTTAAATTCTCGGTTTTCAGTCAGAGCTATTGGAGCTGGAATTCTCGGCCGGCGCTTTCGCCCAACGGTGATTGCCACGGTGGCGAAGGCTTCATTGATTTTAGATCATATTATCGTGGTGTGGAGAACGGCCAACTCTCGCCCACATCACGTGGGGGTGCGAATCGCAGCCCCAAAATCTAAATCTCCTCTTTTGAGGACAACATCTCGAACTAGGCAGTGGGAGACCTGGCTTGCGAGCGAAGACCGGGAGAGCGCTCTGCTCGACCggcagcgagccgcaaaggccagtggagccctgcaCTGAGGACCCACCTTCTTGCCCACAAACCTTATA comes from the Rhipicephalus sanguineus isolate Rsan-2018 chromosome 6, BIME_Rsan_1.4, whole genome shotgun sequence genome and includes:
- the LOC119397599 gene encoding beta-alanine transporter → MACADEPPFGDGRVQLVSLVNAAIAAAAYILHYESFRITAGVMDHWCSRPEEFANLSVKQWKELAIPVEEDGVYSRCTRRETPFGGANNRVVPCTSWEFDLDKYGNNIVSEWALVCDRAWLITLARLVYAAACIVSTPLVSRLADRVGRKLVVFTMIPVVLITGVSSSLPNNFQFFVIVRAAVSAATSSTLPPVLAILWEVSPPHKAPLYCVVSILVTLVVADSVVSAAEALKTGWATLQLILMVPTFLLVALYFTLEDSPKWLVATGRAGEAERVSVNLAKSNGVTTTRCRELFALQLRTRPRDANGDRRTEQRLQHSPQKPYAHDSYVTNDGIPVSGPVKLIASATSLGVCLLFTRWVVQYGPKRSVVANGLVFSASLAAITATPADKEMVRNVLIVLTKVSGYSTLLNFSMLTLQLYPVTAHCVALAIAIVSSRVGDTLGTDEHRSHRAWVAHGKRPRHRRSDYGAIRDSRRVPSRRAQEGGFPRASKSQVQLGWRRTKAGFAGESPAAAHETREAG